One genomic window of Amphiura filiformis chromosome 3, Afil_fr2py, whole genome shotgun sequence includes the following:
- the LOC140147496 gene encoding craniofacial development protein 2-like, protein MIAKDIQILGVSELWWLGQGRFTTDGGNMVIYSGMESGKKRKGVGFIVEKPITKSVIGYNPVNERVMTLRLQGSPINISVMQVYAPTTDAPDSEIMEFHEMIQGTLDSIPKRDLLIVLGDWNAKIGKSSEESDIVGKHGLGTRNERGDILYDFCAINNLVIGNTLFEHHPRRLWTWSSPGDRTRNQIDYIMVQKRWRSTLQNVRTRPSADCGSDHQLLVVKLKLRLKAKKGSRPPIRYDVDNIPVQYAVEVKNKFEQLMK, encoded by the coding sequence ATGATTGCCAAAGATATCCAGATATTGGGAGTATCAGAACTGTGGTGGCTCGGACAAGGAAGATTTACAACTGATGGTGGCAATATGGTCATCTACTCAGGAATGGAAAGCGGAAAGAAACGAAAAGGAGTTGGTTTCATTGTCGAGAAGCCAATTACCAAGTCTGTGATAGGATATAACCCAGTCAATGAGAGGGTGATGACCTTAAGACTACAAGGAAGTCCCATCAATATTTCTGTGATGCAAGTATATGCACCTACAACAGATGCACCTGACTCAGAGATCATGGAGTTCCATGAGATGATCCAGGGAACATTAGACAGTATTCCAAAGAGAGACCTGCTCATTGTACTGGGTGATTGGAATGCCAAAATTGGAAAGAGTAGTGAAGAGTCGGACATTGTAGGCAAACATGGGCTTGGAaccagaaatgaacgtggagacataCTGTATGATTTCTGTGCGATAAATAACTTGGTCATCGGAAACACACTTTTCGAACATCATCCACGGAGGCTGTGGACTTGGTCAAGCCCAGGTGacagaacaagaaaccagattgACTACATCATGGTTCAGAAGAGATGGAGGTCAACACTCCAAAATGTAAGGACAAGACCAAGTGCAGATTGTGGTAGCGACCACCAACTTCTTGTAGTCAAGTTAAAATTGAGATTGAAAGCAAAGAAAGGAAGCAGACCACCAATCAGGTATGATGTTGATAACATCCCCGTTCAGTATGCTGTTGAGGTAAAGAACAAGTTTGAGCAGTTAATGAAATGA